A single Haloglycomyces albus DSM 45210 DNA region contains:
- the cobA gene encoding uroporphyrinogen-III C-methyltransferase — MSILPMGLDLTAKRVVVVGAGTVAARRITKLLRAGALVRVIAPQTTAMIESMWRDEKIEWIRRPWQSGDTAEAWLIIAATDDADVNSTVAAEAHDHRLWCVRSDSAPDSEAWMSATTEADGITVGVNASRDPKRAVVVRDGIEQALTNGTLPFGTSGGDADVALVGSGPGNPGLITVAGRRALHRADVVITDHLVPGELLDELDDDVDVIDAAKIPYGRQTSQETINQLLIDHARAGRRVVRLKGGDGFVFGRGAEEIDACVEADVPVRVIPGVSSALAGPISSGISVTERGIVHDFTVVSGHVPPEHPNSLTDWDSLAASTGTLVMLMAVKNRAAIAKRLMKAGKPAATPVRVVEKATTTDQRDLSLTLAELPEVDVSSPAVIVVGAVAGRVRLSR, encoded by the coding sequence GTGAGTATTCTGCCCATGGGCCTGGACCTGACCGCCAAACGCGTCGTCGTGGTGGGAGCCGGAACGGTCGCTGCTCGCCGTATCACCAAACTACTGCGAGCGGGAGCTTTGGTACGGGTCATCGCTCCCCAAACCACGGCCATGATCGAGTCGATGTGGCGGGACGAAAAAATCGAATGGATTCGACGTCCATGGCAATCCGGTGACACCGCCGAGGCGTGGCTGATCATAGCGGCGACCGACGACGCCGACGTCAACTCCACAGTGGCCGCCGAAGCCCACGACCATCGTCTCTGGTGCGTTCGATCCGATTCCGCTCCCGACTCCGAGGCGTGGATGTCGGCCACCACCGAGGCCGACGGAATCACCGTCGGCGTCAACGCCTCTCGCGATCCGAAACGGGCCGTTGTCGTCCGAGATGGAATCGAGCAGGCCTTGACCAACGGGACGCTACCGTTCGGCACGAGCGGCGGAGACGCCGACGTCGCCCTCGTCGGTTCCGGTCCCGGAAACCCGGGGCTCATTACCGTCGCCGGTCGCCGTGCTCTGCACCGGGCCGATGTGGTCATCACCGATCACCTGGTACCCGGGGAACTTCTGGACGAGTTGGACGACGACGTCGACGTCATCGACGCGGCCAAGATCCCCTACGGCCGTCAGACCAGCCAGGAAACCATCAATCAACTTCTCATCGACCATGCCCGAGCGGGCCGTCGCGTCGTTCGCCTCAAAGGTGGCGACGGCTTCGTATTCGGGCGCGGTGCCGAGGAAATCGACGCCTGCGTGGAGGCGGACGTACCCGTGCGTGTCATCCCGGGAGTCTCCTCGGCGCTGGCCGGGCCGATCTCGTCGGGGATATCGGTCACCGAACGAGGCATCGTCCACGACTTCACCGTGGTGTCCGGGCATGTGCCGCCGGAACACCCGAACAGTCTCACCGACTGGGATTCCCTGGCGGCATCGACAGGGACTCTGGTAATGCTCATGGCCGTCAAAAACCGAGCCGCGATAGCCAAGCGGCTCATGAAGGCGGGAAAACCCGCCGCCACCCCGGTGCGGGTCGTGGAAAAGGCGACGACCACGGATCAACGGGATCTATCGCTGACCTTGGCCGAACTACCGGAAGTCGACGTATCGTCTCCGGCGGTGATCGTCGTGGGCGCGGTAGCCGGACGCGTGCGGCTGAGCCGATAG
- a CDS encoding transglycosylase domain-containing protein, with product MRHRPRNQTNRLSPQDRADATKRRAEAVYALLRTSLLTGVAVAALVLPIAMLGGLGAKAGFEAMDELSAELVETNPPLTSYVYADDGETLLSLFYDEFRREVSLDEISPIMRQAMVAAEDTRFYEHNGVDYRGVMRAAVANQTSGKVTQGASTITMQYVRGALQLNAESIADVVDASEKSVGRKLREARLAMSVEEQLTKDEILERYLNQAYFGHNAYGIFAAAYIYFSKHPSELNLEESALLAGLVKSPSEFDPTTSGQEAALDRRNWVLNRMIKLDYISHADASEVVGAPIKLKSSDAPNSCMTNSGVPSEYGFFCDYLRLWWRQQEAFGDTPDERERELRQGGYTIITSLNTKTHKETNQRLRDKKDDESRHAFGSVVMEPNTGRIKTLGLNRQFSYNQTNNAVHSNPSVHRKGNHPNTVNALLGGGSSSGYQAGSTFKIFTLLAALDDGYDLSYSLNSPHRVATSFVTAPGPASCGGRWCPSNANSDMAGNRTMWSGFGMSVNTFFAQLIDNVGADKTVEMAERMGLQWRTDVDKRLAKPENRTGWGPFTLGVSDAQPIELTNVYNALAGNGQLCEPLPVNRIIDRNGQDSAAASPSCHQAVDEDVALAATDAGRCVTETERSGVDCGAWGTAREVGDIVGRPVSGKTGTTDSNRASWFIGFTPDVTVGVFQADPDYMFNNVPLNELIYARETAAEIMSDYLEGVDPTPFEPPPQSIR from the coding sequence ATGCGCCATCGTCCCCGAAATCAGACAAATCGGCTCAGCCCGCAGGATCGCGCCGACGCGACTAAACGGCGCGCCGAAGCCGTCTACGCCTTGCTGCGGACGTCTCTGTTGACCGGAGTCGCGGTCGCGGCACTCGTCCTACCCATTGCGATGTTGGGAGGCCTCGGCGCCAAGGCCGGGTTCGAAGCCATGGACGAGCTTTCCGCCGAGCTGGTGGAGACCAATCCGCCATTGACCTCGTATGTTTATGCCGACGATGGCGAAACGTTGCTGAGCCTTTTCTACGACGAATTCCGCCGTGAGGTCAGCCTCGACGAGATCTCTCCGATCATGCGGCAGGCGATGGTAGCCGCCGAGGACACGCGTTTCTACGAGCACAACGGGGTGGATTATCGCGGTGTTATGCGTGCGGCGGTCGCCAATCAGACGTCCGGAAAGGTCACACAGGGGGCCTCGACGATCACCATGCAATACGTGCGGGGCGCGCTGCAGCTCAACGCGGAGAGCATTGCCGACGTTGTCGACGCTTCCGAAAAGAGCGTGGGGCGTAAACTTCGCGAAGCACGATTGGCCATGTCGGTGGAAGAGCAGCTGACCAAGGATGAGATCCTCGAGCGTTATCTCAACCAGGCTTACTTCGGCCACAACGCCTATGGGATTTTCGCCGCCGCCTACATCTATTTTTCCAAGCATCCCAGTGAATTGAACCTCGAGGAGTCCGCTCTTCTCGCCGGTCTGGTGAAGTCTCCTTCGGAGTTCGACCCCACAACGTCCGGGCAGGAAGCCGCCCTGGATCGGCGCAATTGGGTACTCAATCGGATGATCAAGCTGGACTATATCTCCCATGCCGATGCTTCCGAAGTGGTTGGGGCACCGATTAAGTTGAAAAGCTCCGACGCGCCCAACTCGTGTATGACCAATTCGGGCGTGCCCAGTGAATACGGTTTCTTCTGCGATTACCTCCGCCTGTGGTGGCGACAGCAGGAGGCCTTCGGTGACACTCCGGACGAGAGAGAACGAGAGCTGCGCCAGGGCGGCTACACCATCATTACCTCGCTGAACACGAAGACCCACAAGGAGACCAACCAGCGCCTGCGCGATAAGAAGGACGACGAGTCTCGGCACGCCTTCGGCTCGGTGGTTATGGAGCCGAATACCGGCCGTATCAAGACGCTGGGGCTCAATCGCCAGTTCTCGTACAATCAGACCAACAACGCGGTTCACTCCAATCCGAGTGTGCACCGGAAGGGAAATCACCCCAATACCGTTAACGCGCTGCTCGGTGGGGGTTCCAGTTCCGGTTATCAAGCCGGGTCGACGTTCAAGATCTTCACGCTTCTGGCCGCTCTCGACGACGGTTACGACCTGAGTTACAGCTTGAACTCGCCGCACCGGGTGGCCACTTCGTTCGTCACCGCTCCCGGACCCGCCTCCTGCGGGGGGCGTTGGTGTCCGTCCAACGCGAACTCCGATATGGCCGGAAACCGCACCATGTGGTCGGGGTTCGGTATGTCGGTCAACACCTTCTTCGCTCAATTGATCGACAATGTCGGAGCGGATAAAACCGTGGAAATGGCCGAACGGATGGGGCTGCAATGGCGAACCGATGTTGACAAACGCCTCGCAAAACCGGAAAACCGGACGGGATGGGGACCGTTCACGCTCGGAGTGTCCGACGCTCAGCCCATCGAGCTGACCAACGTATACAACGCTTTGGCGGGCAATGGACAGTTGTGTGAGCCACTCCCCGTCAATCGCATCATCGACCGCAACGGACAGGACTCGGCGGCGGCTTCGCCCAGTTGCCACCAAGCCGTCGACGAAGACGTGGCGCTGGCCGCCACCGACGCCGGTCGGTGCGTGACGGAAACCGAACGTAGCGGGGTCGACTGCGGAGCGTGGGGTACGGCCCGCGAGGTCGGCGATATCGTGGGACGGCCCGTATCCGGTAAGACCGGTACGACCGACTCCAACCGGGCCTCATGGTTCATCGGATTCACTCCCGACGTGACGGTGGGAGTCTTCCAGGCCGACCCGGACTACATGTTCAATAACGTACCGCTCAACGAATTGATTTACGCGCGTGAGACGGCCGCCGAAATCATGAGCGACTACCTCGAGGGGGTCGATCCCACGCCGTTCGAACCGCCACCGCAGTCCATTCGTTAG
- a CDS encoding SURF1 family protein encodes MAKQDRSSSSRRIVVLTIAAVIGIVVCALLSRWQWNRAVDRSEANHRVENTTEVVALDSILPQDGAPADDDRWKLVEVTGTYAERDMVVRLRSLEGSQGVEVVTPLELDDGTSVLVNRGFTTDADAAPPPPDGEVTVTGRLFESEPSGGEVSTEDGVLKSRRINTADLSEESGLELRSGYVGLTATAEGLEPIAAPTFKSWMNYSYAGQWALFALMIPLGWFVLVRKEKRRDTTKTSPSEVVDRDAFVNTAESSDKRAQV; translated from the coding sequence GTGGCGAAGCAAGACCGGTCAAGTTCCTCACGGCGCATCGTGGTCCTCACGATCGCGGCCGTCATCGGCATAGTGGTGTGCGCGCTGCTGTCGCGCTGGCAGTGGAATCGCGCGGTCGACCGCAGCGAGGCCAATCATCGGGTCGAAAACACGACCGAAGTGGTCGCGCTGGACTCGATCCTGCCGCAGGACGGCGCCCCCGCCGACGACGACCGCTGGAAACTCGTCGAAGTCACCGGCACCTACGCGGAGCGGGACATGGTGGTTCGTCTGCGCTCGCTGGAAGGTAGTCAGGGCGTCGAAGTGGTGACTCCCTTGGAGCTCGACGACGGCACCAGCGTGCTGGTCAATCGCGGTTTCACCACCGACGCCGATGCAGCGCCGCCGCCTCCGGACGGCGAAGTGACGGTGACCGGCCGACTCTTCGAATCCGAACCGAGCGGGGGAGAGGTCAGCACGGAGGACGGGGTGCTGAAGTCGCGGCGCATCAATACCGCTGATCTATCGGAGGAGAGCGGCCTTGAACTGCGGTCCGGTTACGTGGGTCTGACCGCGACGGCCGAAGGGCTGGAGCCGATCGCCGCACCGACGTTCAAATCGTGGATGAACTATTCCTACGCCGGTCAGTGGGCTCTGTTTGCCCTGATGATCCCGTTGGGTTGGTTTGTTTTGGTGCGTAAGGAGAAGCGACGTGACACAACGAAGACGTCGCCATCCGAAGTAGTGGATCGCGACGCCTTCGTCAACACGGCCGAAAGCTCCGACAAGCGCGCTCAGGTCTAA
- a CDS encoding dipeptidase: protein MSEVVKAVRASMPSVRADLEKLVTIPSVAFEGFDHSHVRRGAEAVSELLSELGAEIRTVQHGEGQPSIIARFPAPEGQPTILLYAHQDVQPAGDLDAWDQEDPFTVEERDGRLYGRGVADDKAGIMAHIAALRAYDGKPPIGVTLLIEGEEEYGSPTLDDLLMEHRDLLRADVVVIADSANWSTDIPALTTSLRGMVNCYVEVKALKSAVHSGLFGGPVPDALTSLTRLLATLHDDKGNVAVEGLVSSEKAELDYEPETLREESGMLPGTEFVGSGRLTDLLWNKPTATVLGFDGPRAAEAANALQPTARAKVSFRISPDQKADEAWEAVKAHFESHTEWGTEVSVTLDSALGDPCSIDATGPQFDAAWEAFAEAWDGTRAVEIGVGGSIPMIATFQELFPDAAILVTGVEDPSSQAHGPNESLDIKMFERVCVAETLLLQKLAQG, encoded by the coding sequence ATGAGTGAAGTCGTAAAGGCGGTGCGCGCCTCAATGCCGAGCGTGCGGGCCGATCTCGAGAAGCTGGTCACCATTCCCTCGGTCGCGTTCGAAGGCTTTGACCATTCGCATGTGCGCCGTGGTGCCGAGGCCGTGAGTGAACTACTGTCCGAGCTGGGTGCGGAGATCCGTACCGTTCAGCACGGCGAGGGGCAACCGTCCATCATCGCCCGATTCCCGGCTCCCGAGGGACAGCCGACCATCTTGCTGTACGCGCATCAGGACGTACAGCCTGCCGGTGATCTGGACGCGTGGGACCAGGAGGACCCGTTCACCGTGGAGGAACGCGACGGGCGCCTCTACGGGCGTGGGGTGGCCGACGACAAAGCCGGGATCATGGCGCATATTGCGGCCCTGCGCGCTTACGACGGCAAGCCTCCGATCGGGGTCACACTGCTGATCGAGGGTGAGGAGGAGTACGGCTCACCTACTCTGGACGACCTGCTGATGGAACATCGCGATCTTCTACGCGCCGATGTGGTGGTGATCGCCGACTCCGCCAACTGGTCCACCGATATTCCCGCCCTGACGACGTCGTTGCGGGGTATGGTCAATTGCTACGTCGAGGTGAAGGCGCTGAAGAGTGCCGTCCACTCCGGTCTGTTCGGCGGTCCCGTCCCGGATGCGTTGACGTCCTTGACGCGTCTTTTGGCGACGCTGCACGACGACAAGGGAAACGTGGCCGTCGAAGGGCTGGTGTCGTCGGAGAAGGCGGAGTTGGACTACGAGCCCGAGACTTTGCGGGAGGAGTCGGGCATGCTTCCGGGCACCGAATTCGTCGGTTCCGGGCGTTTGACCGACCTGTTGTGGAACAAACCGACCGCGACCGTGCTCGGGTTCGATGGACCGCGCGCGGCCGAGGCGGCGAACGCACTGCAGCCGACCGCACGCGCCAAGGTGTCGTTCCGTATCAGTCCGGATCAGAAGGCCGATGAGGCTTGGGAGGCGGTCAAGGCTCACTTTGAGTCGCACACCGAATGGGGCACAGAAGTGTCGGTCACGCTGGATTCCGCGCTTGGCGATCCCTGCTCGATCGATGCGACCGGGCCGCAGTTCGACGCCGCCTGGGAGGCCTTCGCCGAAGCGTGGGACGGTACTCGAGCCGTAGAGATCGGCGTCGGTGGTTCGATTCCCATGATCGCGACCTTCCAGGAGCTGTTCCCTGACGCCGCGATCCTGGTGACGGGTGTGGAAGATCCGTCGTCGCAGGCTCATGGCCCCAACGAATCGCTCGACATAAAGATGTTCGAACGGGTCTGTGTGGCGGAGACGCTACTGCTGCAGAAGCTCGCGCAAGGCTGA
- a CDS encoding M48 family metallopeptidase, which yields MDQETPSSRDPVTLSGISTRAWEHPADRGALTALRELRGFDTMMRKVSGLLSERSIRLTYLGSGIKVDRHQFSRVHDAYMQVAVVLDAAEVPELYIVRNPDLGGMCVGIDKPIIVINSGTLDVLDEPELRFLLAHELGHALSDHGLYRTMLMTLMRLTTSLAWIPVGAVGLRVIIAGLMEWSRKSELSADRAGALAVQDPAAAIRVMAKLAGGGDLTDVDTTAFLAQAKEFEAGGDLRDSFLKLVMLEGRSHDFSVARAATLKDWIDEGDYLGYLAGEYPRRADDGDTSISHDAKAAAQSYRELFDRSSDPLARMLRKLRDQF from the coding sequence CTGGGAGCACCCCGCCGACCGAGGCGCCTTGACCGCGCTTCGGGAACTACGCGGCTTCGACACGATGATGCGGAAGGTATCGGGGCTGCTCAGCGAGCGGTCTATCCGCCTCACCTACCTCGGTTCGGGCATCAAGGTGGATCGGCACCAGTTCAGCCGGGTCCACGATGCCTACATGCAGGTGGCAGTGGTCCTCGACGCCGCTGAAGTGCCCGAACTGTATATCGTGCGCAATCCCGATCTCGGTGGCATGTGCGTCGGTATCGACAAACCGATCATCGTGATCAATTCCGGAACCCTCGACGTTCTGGACGAACCGGAACTGCGGTTCCTCCTCGCTCACGAACTCGGGCACGCCCTGTCCGACCACGGGCTGTATCGCACCATGCTCATGACCCTCATGCGTCTGACCACCAGCCTCGCCTGGATACCCGTCGGGGCGGTGGGGCTGCGCGTCATCATCGCCGGGCTCATGGAATGGAGCCGGAAATCCGAACTCTCCGCCGATCGCGCCGGAGCGCTGGCAGTGCAGGACCCCGCCGCCGCCATTCGAGTCATGGCCAAACTGGCGGGAGGCGGCGACCTGACCGACGTCGACACCACCGCGTTCCTCGCCCAGGCAAAGGAATTCGAAGCGGGAGGCGATCTACGTGACAGCTTCCTGAAACTCGTGATGCTGGAAGGGCGCTCACACGACTTCTCCGTGGCGCGCGCCGCCACCCTCAAAGACTGGATAGACGAGGGAGATTACCTTGGCTACCTGGCGGGGGAATACCCACGCCGCGCCGACGACGGTGATACCTCGATCTCCCACGACGCCAAGGCCGCCGCCCAGTCGTACCGGGAACTGTTCGACCGATCCTCCGACCCCTTGGCGCGCATGCTGCGCAAACTGCGCGACCAGTTTTGA